From Pseudothermotoga thermarum DSM 5069, a single genomic window includes:
- a CDS encoding DUF721 domain-containing protein: MMKIGDILNLLSEKDNLFKQLKLRIALLNMEDLFGPSLAKHFKFLDFDGSTVYFECDDDIWLMEAKFMSKKILKKINEKLGQNIVQKIIFRRCSSDRIHG, translated from the coding sequence ATGATGAAAATAGGTGATATACTTAACCTTTTGTCCGAGAAGGACAACCTTTTCAAGCAGCTGAAGTTGAGAATTGCCCTGTTGAACATGGAGGATTTGTTTGGACCATCTTTGGCAAAACATTTCAAATTTTTGGATTTCGATGGATCAACTGTTTACTTTGAATGCGATGATGACATTTGGCTCATGGAAGCAAAATTTATGAGTAAAAAAATATTGAAAAAGATAAACGAAAAACTTGGTCAAAACATAGTTCAAAAGATAATCTTTAGGAGGTGTAGCAGTGACAGAATACACGGCTGA
- the mtaB gene encoding tRNA (N(6)-L-threonylcarbamoyladenosine(37)-C(2))-methylthiotransferase MtaB: MSKVYVTFLGCKVNQYETEFLIEKLEKNGFVHVTDPSSADICVVNTCMVTNEAARQSRQVIRKFKRVNPNCVVVAVGCYSHLDGQKLIKIGADLVLGNAEKQNIVEYILDYLQTRKPLHRVTKSDSIVEEKVESFLTDRTRAYVKIEDGCYEMCSYCIVPYARGQKIRSKPIHEVVDEVQKLVSSGYKEIVLVGVNLGKYGKDTGESLSKLIESCFNQVNGEFRIRLSSINVQDIGEDLVEVFKRYNRLCPHLHIPLQSGSDRILSMMNRKYKVSDFLNVVEKFREINTDFSFTTDIIVGFPGETLGDFHQTLKVIEQVKFTKVHAFRFSPRPGTPASSFDKQIPPKEKERRLKELKELSEKVSRSYRETCLGKVREVLVEQVRNGISTGYDEYYVRHEFAGGKPGSLQKVVAKLLNGVGMVSQIVDLERSLVE; this comes from the coding sequence ATGAGCAAGGTTTACGTAACTTTCCTTGGATGTAAAGTAAACCAATATGAAACGGAATTTTTGATAGAAAAACTGGAAAAAAACGGATTTGTTCATGTTACCGATCCATCCAGTGCTGACATTTGTGTTGTTAACACTTGCATGGTGACAAACGAGGCGGCAAGACAATCCAGGCAAGTTATCAGAAAGTTCAAAAGAGTCAATCCAAATTGCGTAGTTGTTGCCGTTGGTTGTTATTCACACCTAGATGGCCAGAAATTGATAAAAATTGGAGCAGATTTGGTTTTGGGAAATGCCGAAAAACAAAATATAGTGGAATACATCCTTGATTACTTACAAACTAGAAAGCCCCTCCATCGTGTGACAAAATCAGATTCCATAGTTGAAGAAAAAGTCGAAAGCTTTCTCACAGATCGAACGCGTGCTTATGTAAAAATCGAAGATGGTTGTTATGAAATGTGCAGCTACTGCATAGTGCCATACGCCAGAGGCCAGAAGATAAGAAGCAAGCCCATTCACGAGGTTGTTGATGAAGTTCAAAAACTTGTATCAAGTGGTTACAAAGAAATAGTGCTTGTGGGAGTTAATCTTGGAAAATACGGAAAAGATACAGGCGAGAGTTTATCAAAGCTTATTGAAAGTTGCTTCAATCAAGTAAATGGTGAATTCAGAATAAGGTTAAGTTCCATAAATGTTCAAGATATAGGCGAAGATCTTGTGGAAGTTTTTAAGAGATATAATCGTTTGTGTCCTCACCTTCATATACCTCTTCAAAGTGGCTCCGATAGGATCCTTTCCATGATGAACAGAAAATACAAGGTATCGGATTTTCTTAACGTCGTGGAGAAATTCAGAGAGATAAATACCGATTTCTCTTTCACGACGGATATAATAGTTGGTTTTCCTGGCGAAACGCTGGGAGACTTTCACCAAACTTTAAAAGTTATCGAACAAGTTAAATTCACGAAGGTTCATGCTTTCAGATTCTCTCCAAGACCTGGTACGCCGGCAAGCAGTTTCGACAAGCAGATCCCACCTAAAGAAAAGGAAAGAAGATTAAAAGAACTCAAAGAGTTATCCGAAAAGGTTTCAAGGTCGTATCGTGAAACATGTCTTGGAAAAGTAAGGGAAGTGCTGGTCGAGCAGGTTAGAAACGGGATCAGCACAGGTTATGATGAGTACTACGTTCGACACGAATTTGCAGGTGGAAAACCTGGGAGTTTGCAAAAAGTTGTGGCAAAATTACTGAACGGTGTTGGGATGGTGTCGCAAATTGTTGATTTGGAGAGGTCATTGGTTGAATGA
- the ftsZ gene encoding cell division protein FtsZ, producing the protein MPFELGKGKQQEGDRFTRKRIPTIKVIGVGGAGNNAINRMVEMGIKDVTFIAVNTDVQVLEESKANIVIQIGEKRTRGLGAGGNPKVGEEAALESAQKIEEVLQDTDMLFITAGFGGGTGTGATPVIAEIARKMGILTVAIITTPFYFEGPERWKVAVEGLRKLRKVVDTLIRISNNKLLEELPSDVTVVNAFLKADETLHQGVKGISELITKRGYINLDFADVESVMRNAGAAMLGVGMGKGANRAVEAAKKAMESKLMDKPVENARAIILNVSAPPTIQLKEMHMAAAIIRQNCSEDADVKFGLIIDKELADDEMRVTLIATKFDEEESLLFPESEIPAIYRLGMEGIGGT; encoded by the coding sequence ATGCCGTTTGAACTGGGAAAGGGAAAACAACAGGAAGGCGATAGATTTACCAGAAAAAGAATTCCAACGATAAAGGTCATAGGCGTTGGAGGAGCCGGTAACAACGCCATAAACCGAATGGTTGAAATGGGTATAAAAGATGTGACTTTCATTGCAGTTAATACCGACGTTCAGGTCTTGGAAGAAAGCAAAGCCAACATAGTAATCCAAATAGGCGAAAAGCGTACAAGGGGATTGGGAGCCGGGGGAAATCCAAAAGTTGGAGAAGAAGCGGCTTTGGAAAGCGCACAAAAAATAGAGGAAGTGCTCCAGGACACCGATATGCTCTTCATAACCGCAGGCTTTGGTGGGGGAACCGGTACAGGTGCTACACCCGTAATAGCTGAAATAGCGAGAAAAATGGGAATCCTAACTGTGGCGATAATAACTACTCCTTTTTATTTCGAAGGTCCTGAGCGCTGGAAGGTAGCAGTCGAGGGTTTAAGAAAGTTGAGAAAAGTTGTGGATACTTTGATAAGGATTTCAAACAACAAATTACTTGAGGAGCTTCCAAGCGATGTAACCGTCGTCAACGCATTTTTAAAAGCTGATGAAACTTTACATCAAGGAGTAAAAGGTATATCGGAATTAATCACAAAGCGTGGGTACATAAACTTGGATTTTGCAGACGTTGAATCAGTTATGAGAAACGCTGGCGCGGCGATGTTGGGCGTTGGCATGGGAAAAGGCGCCAACAGAGCAGTTGAGGCTGCAAAGAAAGCGATGGAAAGCAAGTTGATGGATAAACCGGTTGAAAATGCCCGAGCAATCATATTGAACGTCTCTGCACCACCAACAATCCAACTCAAAGAAATGCATATGGCGGCGGCTATAATACGTCAAAATTGCAGTGAAGATGCCGACGTGAAGTTTGGACTGATAATCGACAAAGAACTTGCGGATGATGAAATGCGAGTTACTTTGATAGCAACAAAGTTTGACGAAGAAGAAAGCCTACTTTTCCCAGAAAGCGAAATTCCAGCAATTTATCGGCTTGGAATGGAGGGAATCGGTGGCACCTGA
- a CDS encoding GspE/PulE family protein codes for MAPDRIRFKRLGEILLEKGLITQKELQQALEEQKTSKKPLGEILVEKGYVTWDQITQALSEQYGIPVLKDLPRTVPVEVLKAVPRALIDELRIIPIGKQDDSLIIVTDTVYNYPRILSEVKFVTGKNPIVYLVTPQIYSILYAQHIQGAPMALAQEVPTEVIEVEPEAAEEEVLAEADAPIVRLVNTIIQKAVEMEASDIHIEPFRSYVRVRYRIDGLLRKITDIPKNQHPAIVTRIKIMSGLDISEKRLPQDGKFYINIKGEQYDFRVSTMPSVYGEKVAMRILKVSGAYRQLEELGYSEHNYHLILKLLERPHGIILVTGPTGSGKSTTLVAMINKLKDITVNIMTVEDPVEYTIDGVTQCQVNPEIGLTFARFLRSFLRQDPDIIMIGEMRDKETAALAIEASLTGHLVLSTLHTNSAAGAIDRLVNMGIDRHMISTALIGVISQRLVRKLCDSCKIKVDLREDYVELWKQVFPELEPCEYVAGPGCAECGGTGYKGRVAVAEVLMMDREIKELVVAGGGEREIYDLALRKGMRPMFIDGFEKVLKGITSFEEVLRVTVAP; via the coding sequence GTGGCACCTGATAGAATTCGTTTCAAGCGTCTTGGTGAAATCTTGCTTGAAAAGGGCTTGATAACACAAAAAGAACTTCAACAGGCTTTAGAAGAGCAGAAAACTTCAAAAAAGCCTTTGGGTGAAATTTTAGTCGAAAAAGGATACGTAACCTGGGATCAAATAACTCAAGCTTTGAGTGAACAGTATGGTATCCCAGTTTTGAAAGATCTACCTAGAACAGTACCTGTAGAGGTTTTAAAAGCTGTTCCAAGAGCGCTGATCGATGAATTGAGGATAATTCCAATTGGCAAGCAGGATGATTCTTTAATAATTGTCACAGATACCGTGTATAACTATCCAAGGATATTGAGCGAAGTAAAATTTGTAACAGGCAAAAATCCCATCGTGTATCTTGTCACCCCGCAGATATATTCGATCCTCTACGCTCAGCACATTCAAGGTGCTCCCATGGCATTGGCTCAGGAGGTACCTACCGAGGTTATAGAGGTTGAGCCAGAAGCAGCCGAGGAAGAAGTTTTGGCAGAAGCCGATGCGCCGATCGTAAGGCTTGTAAACACGATAATTCAAAAAGCAGTTGAAATGGAAGCAAGTGACATTCACATAGAACCTTTTAGATCCTATGTGCGTGTTAGGTACAGAATAGATGGGCTTTTGAGAAAGATAACGGACATACCGAAAAATCAACACCCGGCGATTGTGACCAGAATAAAAATAATGTCCGGTTTGGACATTTCGGAAAAAAGGTTACCGCAGGATGGAAAATTCTACATAAACATCAAGGGTGAACAATATGATTTCCGTGTATCGACGATGCCATCTGTTTACGGAGAAAAAGTCGCAATGAGAATATTGAAAGTTTCGGGTGCATATAGACAACTGGAGGAATTAGGTTACAGCGAGCACAACTATCATCTCATTTTAAAACTACTTGAAAGACCTCATGGAATAATCTTGGTGACTGGTCCAACTGGAAGTGGTAAATCAACCACATTGGTAGCCATGATAAACAAGCTGAAGGATATAACGGTTAACATAATGACCGTTGAGGATCCTGTAGAATACACAATTGATGGTGTAACCCAATGTCAAGTCAATCCAGAAATTGGTTTAACCTTCGCCAGATTTTTGAGATCATTTTTAAGACAAGATCCAGACATAATAATGATTGGGGAGATGAGAGACAAAGAAACCGCAGCTCTTGCAATCGAAGCTTCGCTGACAGGGCATCTTGTTTTGAGCACTTTACACACAAACAGTGCAGCGGGTGCGATCGATAGACTGGTCAACATGGGTATAGATCGTCACATGATAAGCACGGCACTCATTGGGGTTATAAGTCAAAGGCTTGTTAGAAAGCTTTGTGACAGTTGCAAGATAAAGGTTGATTTGAGAGAAGATTATGTTGAACTGTGGAAACAAGTTTTCCCAGAATTGGAACCTTGTGAGTACGTTGCTGGGCCTGGATGCGCAGAATGTGGCGGAACAGGATACAAAGGCAGAGTCGCCGTTGCCGAGGTTTTGATGATGGACCGGGAAATCAAGGAACTTGTCGTTGCAGGAGGAGGAGAAAGAGAGATATACGACCTTGCTTTGAGAAAGGGCATGAGACCGATGTTCATCGATGGATTTGAAAAAGTTTTGAAAGGAATAACTTCTTTTGAAGAGGTGTTGAGAGTAACCGTTGCACCATGA
- a CDS encoding CBS domain-containing protein codes for MSDVMVRDLTAVTPDETIENVLKIMSSQLLSGVPVVSEDMRVIGFIGEDDIVKAVVPGYFSLLQSASFLPDINQLFKNLNLIKDKPVSQFMRSPALVVNENANLMHVADLMIKNNVRVIAVVDDFGRLVGVVNRMNILQAVAERGT; via the coding sequence GTGAGCGATGTGATGGTGAGAGATCTCACGGCAGTTACACCGGATGAGACTATAGAAAACGTTCTTAAGATCATGTCAAGCCAACTTTTGTCTGGAGTACCGGTTGTTTCAGAAGACATGAGGGTAATAGGCTTCATAGGTGAGGACGATATAGTAAAAGCCGTTGTTCCAGGTTATTTCTCTTTGCTTCAATCAGCCAGTTTTCTTCCGGACATAAATCAACTGTTCAAGAATTTGAACCTGATTAAGGATAAGCCTGTCTCTCAATTTATGAGAAGTCCTGCACTAGTTGTGAACGAAAACGCGAACCTCATGCACGTCGCTGACCTGATGATAAAAAACAACGTTAGAGTCATAGCAGTTGTCGATGATTTCGGTAGACTTGTTGGAGTTGTAAACAGAATGAACATATTGCAGGCAGTTGCTGAGAGAGGAACCTGA
- a CDS encoding aminotransferase class IV, with translation MNESEFFLSLQEPSFLYGGTVYETLRSYEGRILAGKYHYERLEKSASYIGCKVPISYEEFKDILNEAVEKLGQDISIRVLLLPKGKISAFEYSPESSELIVYASVLNLKKIDKVTVKISKVRKIDPSATPADFKSTGRTDILLAKASKGNAYDVLMLGSKGQLCEGTFTNVFIVKDSKVITPDLESGILPGITRKNVIQMCKEYGIPIEERQVELSELFAADEVFLTHTSRGIVPVDEIDGWRAYKTSFGKQLSELFETYIKKVEENWL, from the coding sequence TTGAATGAAAGTGAGTTTTTCCTTTCCCTGCAAGAACCTTCCTTTCTATACGGTGGAACTGTTTACGAAACCCTTCGAAGCTACGAAGGGAGAATTCTCGCTGGGAAATATCATTACGAACGCTTGGAAAAATCGGCAAGCTACATCGGTTGTAAAGTGCCCATAAGTTATGAGGAATTCAAAGACATTTTGAATGAAGCTGTTGAAAAACTTGGACAAGATATCTCAATCCGCGTTTTGCTTTTGCCAAAAGGAAAAATATCCGCATTTGAATATTCGCCCGAAAGCTCTGAGTTAATTGTATACGCCTCTGTTTTGAATCTCAAGAAAATCGATAAAGTTACTGTCAAAATCAGCAAAGTTAGAAAAATCGATCCTTCGGCTACTCCAGCGGATTTCAAAAGCACAGGAAGAACTGATATACTTCTTGCAAAAGCCAGCAAAGGCAATGCTTACGATGTTTTGATGCTTGGAAGTAAAGGACAGCTTTGTGAAGGAACCTTTACAAACGTTTTCATAGTCAAAGATTCAAAGGTTATAACCCCTGATTTGGAAAGCGGGATTCTTCCAGGTATAACGAGAAAAAACGTCATACAGATGTGCAAAGAATACGGTATTCCAATAGAGGAAAGACAAGTAGAACTGTCGGAGCTTTTCGCAGCCGATGAAGTATTCTTAACTCACACGAGCAGAGGAATAGTACCAGTTGACGAAATCGATGGTTGGAGAGCTTACAAAACTAGTTTTGGAAAACAACTTTCAGAGCTTTTTGAAACTTACATCAAGAAAGTAGAGGAAAATTGGCTATGA
- a CDS encoding DUF4894 domain-containing protein, which produces MYNFKKAFVFVLTFYFITFAWFLYKLPYRVSFDRKEPEEKPAFVIAYKNRYWLVSENGDILGVAKLSDLATNAFVSQVDVVDLKVDKVSLETMKRLKIVLQSPYVTEVRLKDKCAILLKGVVLYFNEWNDLITHCSKLETAIRFMEPKSEYFLSPVGLFYKLRGDESEKK; this is translated from the coding sequence ATGTATAATTTTAAAAAAGCATTCGTGTTCGTTTTAACTTTTTATTTCATAACGTTTGCTTGGTTTTTATACAAATTGCCTTACAGAGTTAGCTTTGATCGCAAGGAACCCGAAGAAAAACCAGCTTTCGTGATCGCTTATAAAAACAGATACTGGCTTGTGAGTGAGAATGGAGACATTCTAGGAGTGGCAAAGTTGAGTGATCTAGCAACCAACGCTTTTGTAAGTCAAGTAGATGTTGTAGATCTGAAGGTGGATAAAGTCAGCCTGGAAACTATGAAAAGGCTCAAAATAGTTTTACAAAGTCCATACGTTACCGAAGTTAGACTTAAAGATAAATGTGCAATTTTACTAAAAGGTGTTGTATTATATTTTAATGAATGGAACGACTTGATAACACACTGTTCAAAATTGGAAACGGCGATAAGATTCATGGAACCAAAGTCGGAATATTTTTTAAGTCCTGTTGGGCTTTTTTATAAACTCAGAGGTGATGAGAGTGAGAAAAAGTAA
- a CDS encoding 1-phosphofructokinase family hexose kinase — MKVVTVTLNPALDREFVVKNFCVGSLHRISSHNLVRMSPGGKGINVSIALAKLRVKSVAIGILGGYIGKVLLSELNKISPLISTSFVHIEQDTRENIVIVDPENHTMTAINSPGPLADQNAVDLLLKRYKIYLSNCDTVVLSGTAMPGIGLDIYGIMTKMAKEANKVVFSEITDDYIKPTLDVYPPDVIKPDVRDRAVVLGKQLKSLEDHVEAAKELVKMGCKVVVLSYEIKNDIVATKDGVWLISPTVEVDLANLLGAGDAYVAAMVYKKLVEPKSDPIDMAKFGYAAALAKTRKPAKEMPEYSEIAACLKDCKIEKIG; from the coding sequence TTGAAAGTTGTTACTGTGACCTTGAACCCTGCTTTGGATAGGGAGTTTGTTGTTAAAAATTTTTGTGTTGGTTCTCTTCACAGAATTTCTTCGCATAATTTGGTCAGAATGTCACCTGGTGGAAAAGGTATAAACGTTTCAATAGCGCTTGCAAAATTGAGGGTAAAATCTGTTGCAATTGGAATATTGGGTGGATACATTGGCAAGGTTTTGTTGTCCGAGCTGAACAAGATCAGCCCATTGATAAGCACATCGTTTGTGCACATAGAGCAAGATACCAGGGAAAACATAGTCATAGTTGACCCCGAAAACCACACGATGACTGCCATAAACTCCCCAGGTCCTCTTGCCGATCAAAACGCTGTGGATCTACTTTTGAAAAGATACAAGATATATCTGAGCAATTGTGATACCGTTGTTCTCTCTGGAACTGCAATGCCTGGGATTGGTTTGGATATTTACGGAATTATGACTAAAATGGCAAAAGAAGCCAACAAAGTTGTTTTCTCGGAAATAACAGACGATTACATAAAACCAACCTTGGACGTATACCCACCGGATGTTATAAAACCCGATGTCAGAGATCGTGCAGTTGTGCTTGGCAAACAGTTAAAAAGTTTGGAAGATCATGTTGAGGCAGCCAAAGAGCTTGTCAAAATGGGATGCAAGGTGGTTGTGTTGTCGTACGAAATAAAAAACGACATAGTTGCAACAAAGGATGGTGTATGGCTGATCAGTCCAACCGTTGAGGTTGATCTTGCGAATTTACTTGGAGCCGGTGATGCATACGTTGCAGCCATGGTTTACAAAAAATTGGTTGAGCCAAAATCCGATCCAATCGACATGGCAAAATTTGGTTATGCAGCAGCTTTGGCCAAGACGCGAAAACCCGCCAAAGAAATGCCCGAGTACAGCGAGATTGCTGCTTGTTTGAAAGATTGCAAGATTGAAAAAATCGGGTAG
- the ftsA gene encoding cell division protein FtsA, translating to MRKSKKYVLIDVGNHYVKCLVIGETSQREYELLKNFTARTRGIENGETKDVVSFREVLEKVISEVEEVAKLETSEIVVSTSCGKFNLRSVEKEVVLSENEKKPIDETTVEQLREAILDEFQTTERPLHIFAKRYIIDKSKVVFNPQDMLANSLAAEFNLVTVERSSGSVLDFLEETFPPETDFAVSVISACEGILTDIEKETGTCVIDLGYSSTSVTIYSHGVPIRLEFIPLGIKHVIKDISFVLNTSLDEAERLLKTHGCAVFGETSFVQQTIEYKGLDGMTAKTTTKDFLSRIIHARLREILTKARRIYREETSKFSEIGLKGLPGGIILSGGGAKVPRLLDVAIDVFKNPVRIGTYNTSSNVQIKNADEVIDEPLYNAALGNFVSIISRHQIKPQAKKKVASESFFKKLSDILKNLW from the coding sequence GTGAGAAAAAGTAAAAAGTATGTACTGATCGATGTTGGTAACCACTACGTAAAATGTTTGGTGATTGGAGAAACATCACAAAGAGAATATGAATTACTCAAAAACTTTACAGCGAGAACCAGGGGGATTGAAAACGGGGAGACCAAAGACGTTGTTTCTTTCAGAGAAGTTTTGGAAAAGGTGATATCCGAGGTGGAAGAAGTCGCCAAACTTGAAACAAGCGAAATAGTTGTATCAACAAGCTGCGGAAAGTTTAATCTTAGAAGCGTTGAAAAAGAGGTAGTTTTATCCGAAAACGAAAAAAAGCCGATCGATGAAACCACTGTTGAACAATTGCGCGAAGCCATACTCGATGAATTTCAAACCACAGAAAGACCTCTTCACATTTTTGCAAAACGATACATAATAGACAAATCAAAGGTCGTCTTCAACCCCCAGGATATGTTGGCAAACTCTTTGGCAGCAGAATTCAACCTTGTTACTGTAGAGCGTTCTTCCGGTTCAGTGTTAGATTTTCTTGAAGAAACATTTCCCCCAGAAACAGACTTTGCCGTTTCAGTTATAAGTGCATGTGAAGGAATCTTAACTGACATAGAAAAGGAAACGGGAACTTGTGTTATCGACCTTGGATACTCTTCCACATCGGTGACGATTTACTCACACGGCGTACCAATACGACTCGAATTCATCCCACTTGGCATTAAACATGTTATCAAGGATATTTCGTTTGTTCTCAACACGTCGCTTGATGAAGCTGAAAGGCTTTTGAAAACCCACGGCTGTGCCGTTTTTGGTGAGACTTCTTTCGTTCAGCAAACCATCGAGTACAAAGGATTGGATGGTATGACAGCCAAAACCACAACAAAAGACTTTCTTTCTAGAATAATACACGCTAGGTTGCGTGAAATTCTGACAAAAGCTAGAAGAATCTACAGAGAGGAGACTTCAAAGTTTTCCGAGATTGGCTTGAAAGGTTTGCCAGGAGGCATAATACTATCCGGCGGAGGAGCCAAAGTACCAAGGCTTTTGGACGTGGCTATAGACGTTTTCAAAAACCCAGTTCGAATAGGAACATACAACACATCCAGCAACGTTCAAATAAAAAATGCTGACGAGGTAATCGATGAGCCTTTGTACAACGCCGCTTTAGGCAATTTCGTTTCGATAATTTCAAGACATCAAATAAAACCGCAGGCAAAGAAAAAAGTTGCATCGGAAAGTTTCTTTAAAAAGTTGAGCGATATCCTTAAAAATCTTTGGTAA
- the gyrB gene encoding DNA topoisomerase (ATP-hydrolyzing) subunit B — protein sequence MTEYTAESIQILKGLEPVRARPGMYIGSTGKSGLHHLVYEIIDNSVDEALAGFCDTIKVSLHEDGSVEVEDNGRGIPVDPHPETGKSALEVVMTTLHAGGKFSKDAYKVSGGLHGVGASVVNALSEKMEVWVHRDGLIYYQAYSRGKPLCEVTVVGKTNKRGTIVRFKPDPEIFSTVEFDPDIIQTKLRELAYLNVGLKIIFEDKINGYTEVYQYKGGISEYVRYLAGNRKMLHEVIRISGEWEDVKVDVAMVYTDSQEQDLIYSYANTIRTVDHGTHVTAFKNAITKLFNEYAKSLGILKKDESFQGEDVREGLIAVVSVLLKNPEFEGQTKAKLGSEIAGVAVSKVVREKLTEYFEINKATLKIILERIAQAMRAREAAKKARDLVRRKNALENSALPGKLADCVSTDLEKSELFIVEGDSAGGSAKQARDREFQAVLPIRGKILNVEKSSIHKLLNNEQIKDIIVAIGTGIGDKFDRSRLRYGKIIIMTDADIDGAHIRTLLLTFFFRYMRPLIEEGRVFIAVPPLYKVSVNGKIYYLYSEEEYEKFKSQLKEGTKIEVQRYKGLGEMNPEQLWETTMNPQTRKMIKVTIEDAEEADTLFNILMGENTAERRSFIERHALKVTYLDV from the coding sequence GTGACAGAATACACGGCTGAAAGCATTCAAATTCTCAAGGGTTTAGAACCGGTTAGGGCAAGACCAGGAATGTACATTGGGTCCACTGGCAAAAGTGGACTTCATCATCTTGTTTATGAAATAATTGACAACAGCGTTGATGAAGCGCTTGCTGGTTTTTGCGACACGATAAAAGTGAGTCTTCACGAGGATGGTTCCGTGGAAGTTGAGGATAACGGAAGGGGAATCCCTGTTGATCCACATCCAGAAACTGGAAAAAGTGCCTTGGAAGTTGTGATGACGACTCTGCATGCCGGAGGAAAATTTTCGAAAGATGCTTATAAAGTTAGTGGAGGACTTCATGGAGTTGGAGCTTCTGTGGTAAACGCGCTCTCTGAAAAAATGGAAGTTTGGGTACACAGAGATGGTTTGATTTACTATCAAGCTTACTCTAGGGGAAAACCGCTTTGCGAAGTAACGGTTGTTGGAAAAACTAACAAACGCGGGACGATCGTTAGGTTCAAACCGGACCCAGAGATCTTTTCAACGGTGGAGTTTGACCCGGACATAATTCAAACCAAGCTTCGTGAGCTTGCTTACCTTAACGTTGGTTTGAAAATCATATTCGAAGACAAGATAAATGGTTACACAGAAGTTTATCAATACAAAGGTGGAATAAGCGAATACGTTCGCTACCTAGCTGGCAACAGAAAAATGCTGCACGAAGTGATCAGAATATCTGGTGAATGGGAAGATGTCAAAGTTGATGTAGCGATGGTTTACACGGATTCACAAGAGCAAGATTTGATTTATTCGTATGCCAACACCATTAGAACCGTTGACCATGGAACACACGTGACAGCTTTCAAGAACGCTATAACAAAGTTGTTCAACGAATACGCAAAGTCCCTGGGGATTTTGAAAAAAGACGAGAGTTTTCAAGGAGAAGATGTTCGAGAAGGTTTAATCGCGGTTGTGAGCGTTCTTCTGAAAAATCCAGAGTTTGAAGGGCAAACTAAAGCAAAACTTGGAAGCGAAATAGCTGGTGTGGCAGTGTCAAAGGTTGTGAGAGAAAAATTGACCGAATACTTTGAAATAAACAAAGCCACACTGAAAATCATTTTGGAAAGAATCGCGCAAGCGATGAGAGCTAGAGAAGCTGCAAAGAAAGCCAGAGATTTAGTTCGACGTAAAAATGCCCTTGAAAATTCCGCTTTGCCCGGAAAACTTGCAGATTGTGTTTCAACCGATCTGGAAAAATCAGAGCTTTTCATCGTAGAAGGTGATTCGGCTGGTGGTTCGGCAAAGCAAGCCAGAGACAGGGAATTTCAAGCTGTTCTTCCCATAAGGGGAAAAATTCTCAACGTGGAAAAGTCTTCAATTCATAAGCTTTTGAACAACGAGCAAATCAAGGACATAATCGTCGCAATCGGAACAGGTATAGGGGATAAATTCGACCGCTCGAGGTTGCGGTATGGAAAAATAATAATAATGACCGATGCGGACATCGACGGTGCTCACATAAGAACTTTGCTGCTCACTTTCTTCTTCAGATACATGAGACCTCTAATTGAAGAAGGAAGAGTCTTCATAGCTGTTCCTCCACTCTACAAGGTTTCCGTGAATGGAAAAATTTATTATCTGTACAGCGAAGAGGAATATGAAAAATTCAAAAGTCAATTGAAAGAAGGAACAAAAATCGAAGTACAAAGGTACAAAGGACTTGGTGAAATGAACCCAGAACAACTTTGGGAAACGACTATGAACCCGCAAACCAGGAAGATGATAAAGGTAACTATTGAGGATGCCGAAGAAGCCGATACTTTGTTCAACATATTGATGGGTGAAAACACCGCAGAAAGAAGAAGCTTTATTGAACGGCATGCCTTGAAGGTGACTTATTTGGACGTGTAA